The following nucleotide sequence is from Chelonia mydas isolate rCheMyd1 chromosome 5, rCheMyd1.pri.v2, whole genome shotgun sequence.
TTGACTTTGTGAATTTCTACATAATCCATTAGTTTCACAGACAAAAAAGGTGACTTCTCATTGGGCAGCAATTGCATTCTGTCTTGGTTAACTCTGGAGTGCAAGCTCTCCACTTCTCCTTGCTTGTCCAGTTTTTCCTCACTGATAGTTTCAGTGGGTTTAGAATATTGTGactgtttttcttcatttccccCCAAGACTGATGCAACATTCACATTCATGGTGCCAATGGCTATCTTACAAACATCCGTAATGTTGTGGTAGGAGCATTTAGGAGTCTGGTTGTTAGGTAGCTGAGCTCCAGGCCCTGTAGATAACTTTGCACCACCAATGCTAAAATAAGGTATAATCTCTTTCAGGTCTGTGCTCTGAATTCTGCAGCTGCTTTTTCTTGCATTATTTTCTGGAATTTCACTGATATCTGGTGTTTGAAATGCTGATGGAGGAATtctgggctccctgctcctctcagagAGCAGGAAAGGGCTGTCACAGCTCCCTCTCCCTGAGTCATTGTCTGTTTCCTTGTGTGCTAACTTCATATTTTTACTGGGATGACTTTTTTCATGACTTGGCATCAGTTGCTGATCCTCACTGTCATCTACCTCCAGAAATTCTACCAGTAGGTCCTCACAGTCTGATGTTGGAGGGAAGTCTTGGCAACCCAGAGCGCTCAAAAACTCATCGGACCTCCCTGTCTGAGGGGATAATAACAATATACATTACAATCGCATTTGTGGCCAACTGTAAGATTTATCAGTTATTAGTATTTCTCTCCCACCCTGACCGCAGTGATTAGTCTACACCTATAACATGGAAAACACGCTTGAATGCTGCAGTTGCTGTAACGTGTGCAGTTATACGGTTAAGGCTACTCTGAACCTAACCTTGTTTTGGTACAAAACATAGTGGGAGCCTACAAGCACCTCATGTGAACCCCTTGTTCAGGGGCCAGATAGCCCCAAAACTTGTGCTTATGGCACAAAAGGACCAGGGGAATCTAGTGATGACAATGGTACTAGGCAgccaatggggaggggagggacaggatgATGGAAGACTATGGCCCAGCCACCTCTTCTCCACTGGACAGCAGAGCCTTGTGGGAAGCACATACTGTATCCTATTAAAAAAAGAGCTGACAAGAGTCACTCAGGCATTAAGTGCCCCTGGTGCTCTAGGAGGCATTCTGACAGCCACTGCGGTGACCTTTTTCATGACTTGGCATCAGTTGCTGATCCTCACTGTCATCTACCTCCAGAAATTCTAccggtgccacaagtgctccttttctttttgcgaatacggactaacacggctgctactctgaaaatgcCTCTGAGAGTAACTGCTGGTACCCCTCTTCAAATCCACTCTTCCCCCCCAGTGCAGGCAGTAGCTTAAAGGCATGTCCTGTCCATATAATCAACCTGGCCATTTTACTTATTCCTCAAACAAATTCAAGCTATAAAGTACCTAGTTAGGCTTGTTCCAGTATTAAATGCAAATGCCATCTTTGTTGCGTTCATTATTACAAAAGCTTGGCAAAGTATGTAGCACTGAATTCCACTACGTTCTTTAGTAATACCCACCTCTAGCAGATGTGTATCAAGTCCCTTTATCTTGGGCCCTGGGACTGGTGGTAAGATGCAGGTTACCATACTGAAAAAAACAAAGGCAGAGAACATAAGAAGTGAACGCACAGATCCTATTGCCCGAATTGCTAGCCTATTTCAATACCAGTTCAAACATTTCTAATGTATTTGATACCTTTCTTATTAGACCCCAGCCCACTGTGTGACGCCTTCCCAGGACAGCGTCAGCCAGGTATAGCtcagtaaacattttaaagtgcCTTACATATCTATACAGGAAAGGGAATAGTACAAATACTGTGGTGAAGGTAATTACTTATAAActggaaatataaaaaaaattgatgaaaaCCACTGTAAGTGATATGCATTGTCAGAATCACTTATTtctattattacaaatatttggaatAGTATGGCACCTAACATCATTTtggtgctgaaatgcagctatctcaagtgtggaacacagcagctgctaaaaccatacagcaacactacacaacatTTTGATGATGCAACTGAAGAAAAATGCACTATTCAACTGAAACTGAATGGAGTAATTAAAATTCACTCTGATTGTAATCTGTGATTTTGGCACAAGTCTTAAACTTCAAATAGTGTGCCCAGGCCTCAGGCTCATATGCTTTTTCAATCACTAAACAGTTCCAGTTCACAGGGGAAtaatctgagggcttgtctacacttgcagcacAACTTTAGcattcagccctggtctacactacgagtttaggtcgaatttagcagcattagatcgatttaaccctgcacccgtccacacaacaaagccatttttgtcgacttaatgggctcttaaaattgatttctgtactcctccccgacaaggggattagcgctgaaatcgacattactgggttgaatttgggttagtgtggacacaattcgatggtattggcctccgggagctatcccacagtgctccattgtgaccgctctggacagcactctcaactcggatgcactggccaggtagacaggaaaagccccgcgaacttttgaatttcatttcctgtttgaccagcgtggcaagctgatcgtgcagatctcatcagcagaggtgaccatggagtcccagatcgcaaaagagctccagcatggattgaacgggaggtactggatctgatcgctgtattgggagacgaatccgtgctatcagaactctgttccaaagatgaaatgccaaaatatttgaaaaaatctccaagggcatgaaggacagaggctaccacagggacctgcagcagtgctgtgtgaaacttaaggagctcaggcaagcctaccaaaaatccTAAGAGGCAAACGCCCACTCGGGTTCAgaaccccagacatgccacttctttGAGCTGCATGCATTTATAGGGAGTGCCCCTCCAACTACCCCACACCTatatgtggactcctgcaagggagtctcacgcaacaggaatgaggattttggggacgaggaagatgatgaggagagggaggttgaagatagcacacaccaggcaagcagagaaaccgttctccctgacagacaggaactgtttatcaccctggagacagtaccctcccaaccagggctcctggaccttgaaggtggagaaggcacctctcgtgagtgtacctttgtaaatataatacacggtttaaaagcaagcgtgttaaatgattaatttgccctgaagacttgggatgcattcgtggccagtatagctactggaaaattctgttaacgtgtctggggatggagcagaaatcctccagggacatctcaatgaagctgttcTGGAGggactcccaaagcctttgcaaaaggcttctggggagagcagcctcattgcatcctccatggtaatacactttaccatgccaggccagtagcacgtagtctggaatcatagcagcacaaagcatggcagcgtgtggtcctggtgtttgctggcattcaagcaacatccgttctttatctctgtgtgttatcctcaggagagtgatatcattcatggtcacctagttgaaacaggggaattttattaaggggacattcagaggtggccgttcctgctgggctgtttgcctgtggctgaaaagaaatcatccccactgttagccacgtggtggggggaggggtgaagcgatcatcccagagaattgggtgtgtgtgagggggttagttgggtttgtgctgcacgttaacacaAAAACATCAGCTCATACTTTTAAAAGgtcaatgtgtctttttcaattttactctccctttttttcctcccgcagcggcaaatgtttcaatgctgccactagcatctccgtcccagaggctagcgcagataagaaggcgaaaaaaacgcactcgtgacgaaacattctctgagctcatgctgtccacccaaactgaaacatcccagcagaatgcgtggaggcagacaatagcagagtccaggaaagcacaaaatgaacatgaGGACAGGAGGCGAGAGGACAGGTGGcaggatcaagaggaaaggtggtggcagcataatgagaggaggcaggatgcaatgctgaggctcctggaggatcaaactgacaTGCTCTGGCGTATGGTTGAAGTGCAGGAAAGGCagagaccgccactgcagcccctgtgtaaccaatctgccctcctccccaagttccatagcctcctcacccagacgcccaagaacatggcAGGGGccccctccgggcacccaaccactccaccccagaggactgcccacgcaacagaaggctggcattcaataagttttgaagtggagtgtggccttgtccttccctcctcccccaccccacccggtgcttccctcttcccccacccctcccgggctaccttggcagttatcctcctatttgtgtgacaaattaataaagaatgcatggatttgaaacaacaatgactttattgtctctgcAAGCGGCGATTGAAGGGGGGAgaggttctgcatatactgcatgataatgcgcaaggtgtttagaatgctcataactgccacagtgatctgagcgggctccatgcttgccatggtatggcgtctgcaggagagcagagttgcaagggaagtggtggttggatgaccagttttgcagacctactgcactgtctgctgccaggacacaacagctgagcgggctgcacgcttgccgtggtatggtgagacaagagcagccaagcACAGTTGCAGCGGAAATgaccctgcgagaccaccaggagagtaGGGTGCgagcggaagcagtggatgacgatggtcatatagaggacctgcgaggtggattcatagcatcaggacagcagagtggcagcagaagaggtggatgacgatgacggttagcagtcctactgcactgtctgctgaaagcagtatggcgcccgcacggaaaaaaggcacaaaacaattgtctgccgttgatttcatggagggaggggcgactgttgacatgtacccaaaaccatctgcgacaatgtttttgcccatcaggcattgggagcttaacccagaattccaatgggcggcggagactgcaggaactgtgggatagctaaccacagtgcaacactccgaaagtcaacgctagcctcggtactgtggacgcactctgctgacttaatgcgcttagtgcattagtgtggggacaAACACACAATCGattgtataaaattgctttctaaaaaatcaacttctataaattcaagctaattttgtagtgtagacttacccttagtgaagacactacctatgctgatcagagagcttctcccattggtgtaggtactccacctgcCCGAGAGGTGTTTGCTATGTCAACAGGCAAAGCCatcccattgacatagcactgCCTACATCAGGAGTTCGGTCAGTATAACTGCCACACTTTCAGTGACATAGTTAAACTGACATGCGTTTTTAGGATAGACCAGGGCTCAAGCTCTAATAGCCAGCTAGTGTCTAAGTGggtgggaggagatggaggggggcAGAAGGAGCTTTTCCCCCATGCAAGAGCCTGTCACAATCACAACTGCAATCTCTGTCCGTAGTTGGGGGAGCTCAAGGAATGCTTCCTTCAAACGCCCTCATAGTGCCCCAAAGGGAACAGGGAGGGGTAGAACTAGGAGACAACACCAGGCACTTGTCCAAAGTTTATCAAAGCACAACTCCCCCTGGGGCACTTTGGGTCTGCAAAGCCCAGCACAGGCACTGATAGGCACAACTGGTTCTAAATATCtattcaaaagaaaaacactccatggtgaaaacaaacaaacaacaaaaaaagtgccaccattTCACTATGTCTCACTAGAAAAATAATATAAGTTACAGATATCGCTTTGCTACAGCAGCTAACCAGTAAACACTATTTCCAGCACTAGGCACTTCACGCTGCTGGGGtgagaaataaacaaaaagaaataaacaaaaagccacgtgagaaagaaacaaaaagccaaaatagAAGGCATACAGAAGTAGGAATACTACATAATATAATGTTTGCCAAATGAACTAGGAAAAACTAAACAGGAAGCTCAAGGCTAGATTCTCAGTCAATGTAAATAGGCACAGCTCCAGTGAAGTTAAATTTACATCAGTTCAGAATCTAATTATTTACTGATAAGCTTCTAACAGACCataaaaacaatggaaaattaaaataaatgttaaaagcttatttttaaaggtaattaaCTAAATCCTTTAGATTTAATACAAACACTAAGGCAGTGACTTACCTAAAGCCTTTCAAAGCCATCGTCCAGATAATGATTAAGCAAATGACAGACGATAATACAGCCACGAAGATCCAGACAATCACATCCTTCAATTCTATGTCTGGAAAATACAAGCAGGAATGCTTAAATTGCATATAGTCTAGCAGCTAAAAAGTGGGTGATAAAAATGTTGCAAATGgcacctatctttaaaatgggccTACCCCCCAAACTCAGTTTTGTGGCTTGAGACTATCTCTAGTGCATAGTGATCTACTGCATCATATTGGTGCTTGATATTTAGGTGCTCTTCACCTGATGGCACAGCATGGGAAATAAAATGCCTAGGAGAAAAACCCTATAAGAGTAAAAAGTACACAAGGAGGGTAAATTTTGCCACAGCAAGATACACCAACACAGGACAGAGAAGCAAGGGCAGCATCTATGTCATGCATAAATCTGTTTTTGTGAATAGTTTAGTCATTTCATTGTCAAGTCctgtataatataattaatgaaatGATAGGGAGGGGGCAACTACTGGATGGCTTTGAGAATTTCTAATGGTACACGAAGCTTTATACCTTTAGGCCAGTTCAAATACAACCTCTGTAGGCAGTGACTAAGAACTATTACCATCTGATGCTAATGGCTGTTTGGTGTCTTATACAGTAATCTCAGTGCAGTTCACAATGGACAAGTATCCACATATCAAAACCACCATAATAAAAGGCACTAAACAGCACCCTGGCTGGCAGATTCAGCGGAGTGGCCAATGCTTAAATGGGTAAGGAGAATGAACCACCTTCTTACTCGGAAGTAATCAAGGCTGAGGCAAATTGAGAGCATGGTGTAGGGAATCTGCCACTTCTGCTACCTTAGCAATGTTTTATTTGTCCTGTGGGTAATACAGgacttcagtcttcagggctgCTAGTGGGGCAGCTAACTTATGTACTAAATtcacttccatttaaaaataattaataaaggaGGATCAAACAACTCACCACTGGGGATTTGAATATAACTTTCTGAGCTCCATTCACTCCATTCTCCATGGTCCGGTTTGCAGTGTACCTGTGCAATGTATTTCTTTCCTGGATTTAAACTAAACAACTTGTATTGTGTTTGTTGTCCAACAAAAATTGTCTGAAGAATAAAGAACACAAAACCCATAAAaattgagaacataagaacggtgatactgggtcagaccaatggtccatctagccaatatcctgtcttctgacagcggccaatgccacatacttcagagggaatgaccataACAAGGCAATTATTGAAcaattcatcccctgtcatcccaTCCCAGTATCTGGTAGTCAGAGACTtcgggacatccagagcatggggttgcatccctgaggcATTTTGCTATAAAAATTTTAGGCTATTTAGAAAGTTGACAAAGTAATGGGAGTATAAAATGAACAGTACTGAAACTAGATAGCAACATAAGAATTTGCAATATGGGAATAGAATAATGGACCATCTATTATATAGCCATTTATCAGTTTTCTAGTATAATGCTGTGAGAAAGAATTTTAGCTCTAGTGCAATGTTTAAGTGAAACTATTGTGAAAACACATCAGGTCTGGATCTCCCTTTCTcccaggttttatttattttggtttatgaATCTGAAAAACAAGGAAGGATCCAGTAGATGATGAAGGTGGTGGGGAAGAGGATGTCCTCTAGTGATGCTGGgaactcagttaaaaaaaattcattctgagttgtgcattttgaaaatgtgaaacttGAAAGGGTTTAGAGAATATTGAAAAGAGCAACACAAGCCAACAGAAAGAGACAGCATTTTGGAGGAGCAATATCTGATGGAGGACCAAAGATGAACTCTGAGCAGAGCTCAAGTGAGTAGCGAAGGCAGAAGAAAGAGTTGTGATCTTGGAACCCAAACAAAATGTCCCCAGATTTAAGGACAGGAAGAGGTAAAGGCTTGTGCATACATTGTCATTAGATAGCCTGCCAATAGAATCTAATGATCATTTGCATGGATGGAAATAGTTTCAGATAATTTTACCAGAGATTGGTACTGAGCTTTCTGTTAGAAATTTTATGTCTGTGGTTTAGAATAGATTATCATGGTGAACAACAACAATCAAACCCATATCTAGAACACGGTTAAACTAGGACTGACAATTTAAAGAGTATGATAATAATACAGTTAATGTACAGTCAAATATTTTTGCCACTGGTTACCACACAGAGGTATCTGAGATAccactttattttcttctctaGGTGTAGGAAAATACTGCAATCTCTCATACACCACTATAAGGCAACTTTTGGTAATGCTGAATTTTTGATGGTGTCTGGTGTGTTACATTCATGGATATAATATAATTGACAAGAGAGGACCAGCTAGCAAAATCTTACCTCCCATTCTTCCCCTTCTTCAGGTTTTAGTCGCAACTTATATTCAAGAGTAAGCCATCCAGATTTGACATCAGCCAGTGGAGGTGGATACCATTTCAACAACAGATATGGTTTTCCATCTACTTGTTTTTTTACTTCTAGAGACAGGTTCACAGGAGGGTCTGGCTGAACTGTACAAGGGAGAGATCAGAGATGAAGGGTTTTAATCACCTTTGCCTTGCACCTTGGGAAGTAATTTACACTTCTGCAGAGTGGATGTAAAATGCCATCAATTGGTGTAAAAAAAGTGAGTAGAGAATTCTAAATTGGGAGTGTTTTATATTCATCTGCTACCTGCAACTGTCAGGTTTGTTATAACTCTTTCTGGTATTGTGATAAAGGGGATTAATAACCTTTTGGAAATGCACAGTAGCATGAATGCACAAATTTGAAGCAATCAGAATAGTTTATGCATTGAGTTCATTTTGAGATTTGTAATATTATGGACTGATaacaattaaaactgaaaattattttttgctgCACTATTGTTTGCTGTGTTACTGTTACCTCTCTCCCTCATAACCTTGAAGAGACAACATAGCTAGTGGGagtaaaatatagtaaaaatctatTGTCATGGAAGTCAGCAGATATATCTGTGAATGCGTAAAAGTAGCAGATTTAAGTGATTAAGTAGGTAATATTTTACATAGCGACCTCTCTCACATAAAATTCAGAAAACCCAAGAGCACAGTCTCCATGTGCATatgcagtatttaaaaataatacatgagTCGTTGGCCAGTATAAACATTAAGGCATTCTCTACACTAGCAATAACTGAATCCAAATTCCAGCACCAATCAGCAGCATTGCAGCTGCATCTTTTCaaactgctagtgtagacagatTCAGGCATTTTTACCAATATGCCACAAAAACCTGCACTGAGTAAGTATTCatgacatggtggtaaaaataCCATAGCCATGTCTACAGTAGTAGTACTTACACGGTTTCTAGCACCCAGGCAGCTACACCACTTCTGGCAATCTGGTACTAAATTTTTCTAATATAGATGTACTCTTAAACACTCTTTCCCATGAAATAAACCGAATACTTGCCCAGTTACTTCTCTTAGGCAAAAGCCTGAGAAGAGAATGGTCCTCACACGATGACCCAAAGAGCAACTGACTCAGGCTCTATTGGACCTGATGGGAAAGCAAATTCCAGAGTAAAGGACACTCTATTGATAACACCATGACCCCAGACATTGAAATCTAGGGACTGTTAGTGGGAGTATCAACTTGACCTCAGCTTCTGTAGTGGCAGAATTGACATGGTTTTTGGTGTTTCCCAGGGCTCAACTGAATagaaataaaaaaccaaaatatcCCTATGTGCTCCTACATGGGTGCTCATTTCTAAGTAACTAACACTTTTAGACCATCTCTGGAAATTAAAACTTTGGGATGAACCAAACTCTAAGGAAGGGGTGTACTTCCCTATAATTGTACCAAATGTTTGAAACAGCGGaacatactgacaggtttcagagtaacagccgtgttagtctgtattcgcaaaaagaaaatgagtacttgtggcaccttagagactaaccaatttatttgagcataagctttcgtgagctacagctcacttcatcggatgcatactgtggaaagtgtagaagatctttttatacacataaagcatgaaaaaatacctcctcccaccccactctcctgctaagtgatcactttagataagctattaccagcaggagagtggggtgggaggaggtattttttcatgctttatgtgtataaaaagatcttctacactttccacagtatgcatccgatgaagtgagctgtagctcacgaaagcttatgctcaaataaattggttagtctctaaggtgccacaagtacttcttttcttttaacggAACATACTGTATTTGGTACATGTACGTGTGAAATATGGTATGTTTGTTGACACGCGAATAATATCAAATGCCATTTCTGTCCTGTTTTCTACTTCTGGGGCATTCAGGAAATATAGCAGGTAACAGAAACTAAAAAATGGTCAGAGACTTGTGTGGAATGTAACCACTCAACTAGAGCTATCTGAATAACCAATTTTCTGTTCAACTgccaaatgaaaaattgaaaaaaaaagttgttataggtcaacccaaaatgaaaatgttttgaattttttggtgaaatgaaatgttgaaaaaagttttgttttgggttgaccaaaatGTTTTAGCCAACCcaaactaaatgatttatttcaattttgaggtttttaaaaaatatttaatttttttcaaaataaaattgagGGAAATTCAGAAATGAAACATCTGTCTGAAActaaaagtcaaaacatttcgttttggaaatgttgaaacaaaccattttgatatatccaagtttaaaaatattttttctaaccAAAACAATTTGCAGAAATTGACCTGAATttgcaaattgtttcagtcaactcaaatctgcattttttggtgaaaaatggaaaaaaggaatctccatccttagaggtttttaaggcctggcttgacaaagccctggctgggatgatttagttggggttggtcctgctttaagcagggggttggatgagatgatctcctgaggtctcttccaaccctaatcttctatgattctatgaaaaaagatttagaatgaaaaatttcatccagctcttaAAATAACATGGATTAAAATCAGTgcaattttcaaaatgtgttatTTCTGCACAGTGGTAGGAGGCTATATACATTTGTCAGAAGTTTTACCTTTGATGCCACATTGCATGGGTATATATTTTTTACACATTACCTGGGTCCTGAACACTGGATCTGAAAGCCCATGCACTTTGGATTAGTTTGCCTCTGGTTCCACTGTTTAAAAAAGCCTTAATGTCTTACCTATGTAAGTCACATCCACATATTGAGGCTCAGAGATGTTACTGCCCATCTTATTGGTTGCCTTTATGGTGATATTATAGATTGCCCAAAGTGAGGTGTGCTTTTTATCAAAGTAACAGGAATTGGGGCCTGCAGTTCTGTAATCTGGACATTCATTGATTGATTTGTCTCTGAAATTAAAGAAACGTAATGATCAGGAAATATACAGAATAAAGCACATGAATTTTACTACTATCACTACTAGTTACTTAAGACTGGATATCACTCATGCTCTGGGGGATGGGAAAAAGGCATAAAATGCTGATCCAGCTCAGGGGAGCAATAAGGCAGGACTCATTCCCAGCATTCAAGCGTGTGCAGTAGGCCCTAGATACTGAGATGATCTGTACACCACACCACGGCCCCCAAAAGGTGTGGTCTATCAACTGTGTATGGGAAGGTTCAGTTGGGTAAATGCTGCACTGGGTTAGCTGGTTTTCTTTCAGAACAACAGCAAAGTGTGTCCCACTGCATGCCACCTGCCTCTGCCAAGAGCCAGCTACTAGGTGGCCTTGGAAAAATCTTTTAACTAGA
It contains:
- the PRLR gene encoding prolactin receptor isoform X2, producing the protein MEDFLPTTLCSTIRKVQPDPPVNLSLQVIQSAGILYLWAKWSPPALVDVRSGWLILHYELRLKSEEREEWETIFVGQQAHYKAFKLHPGLKYIVQVHCMLDHGEWSEWSSESYIQIPNGQPPGKPELLRCRSPEKETFTCWWNPGSDGGLPTNYTLFYSKEGDKSINECPDYRTAGPNSCYFDKKHTSLWAIYNITIKATNKMGSNISEPQYVDVTYIVQPDPPVNLSLEVKKQVDGKPYLLLKWYPPPLADVKSGWLTLEYKLRLKPEEGEEWETIFVGQQTQYKLFSLNPGKKYIAQVHCKPDHGEWSEWSSESYIQIPSDIELKDVIVWIFVAVLSSVICLIIIWTMALKGFSMVTCILPPVPGPKIKGLDTHLLETGRSDEFLSALGCQDFPPTSDCEDLLVEFLEVDDSEDQQLMPSHEKSHPSKNMKLAHKETDNDSGRGSCDSPFLLSERSREPRIPPSAFQTPDISEIPENNARKSSCRIQSTDLKEIIPYFSIGGAKLSTGPGAQLPNNQTPKCSYHNITDVCKIAIGTMNVNVASVLGGNEEKQSQYSKPTETISEEKLDKQGEVESLHSRVNQDRMQLLPNEKSPFLSVKLMDYVEIHKVNQDGALAVLPKQKENSGKPENCTVPGTSKEYAKVSRVVDNSILVIIPVSRVQTTPMFQEPPKESVQNLQQSQTEKNMSHCFTAPSECKIDTGGLDYLDPTSFMCSFN
- the PRLR gene encoding prolactin receptor isoform X1, with amino-acid sequence MKQNLASSVRFILLLFLNIECLNEQSAPGKPEVLKCLSPEMETFTCWWKPGSDGGLPTNYTLLYNKEGKEQIYECPDYRTAGPNSCYFDKKHTNLWTSYNISVKATNKMGSNISNPHYVDVTSIVQPDPPVNLSLQVIQSAGILYLWAKWSPPALVDVRSGWLILHYELRLKSEEREEWETIFVGQQAHYKAFKLHPGLKYIVQVHCMLDHGEWSEWSSESYIQIPNGQPPGKPELLRCRSPEKETFTCWWNPGSDGGLPTNYTLFYSKEGDKSINECPDYRTAGPNSCYFDKKHTSLWAIYNITIKATNKMGSNISEPQYVDVTYIVQPDPPVNLSLEVKKQVDGKPYLLLKWYPPPLADVKSGWLTLEYKLRLKPEEGEEWETIFVGQQTQYKLFSLNPGKKYIAQVHCKPDHGEWSEWSSESYIQIPSDIELKDVIVWIFVAVLSSVICLIIIWTMALKGFSMVTCILPPVPGPKIKGLDTHLLETGRSDEFLSALGCQDFPPTSDCEDLLVEFLEVDDSEDQQLMPSHEKSHPSKNMKLAHKETDNDSGRGSCDSPFLLSERSREPRIPPSAFQTPDISEIPENNARKSSCRIQSTDLKEIIPYFSIGGAKLSTGPGAQLPNNQTPKCSYHNITDVCKIAIGTMNVNVASVLGGNEEKQSQYSKPTETISEEKLDKQGEVESLHSRVNQDRMQLLPNEKSPFLSVKLMDYVEIHKVNQDGALAVLPKQKENSGKPENCTVPGTSKEYAKVSRVVDNSILVIIPVSRVQTTPMFQEPPKESVQNLQQSQTEKNMSHCFTAPSECKIDTGGLDYLDPTSFMCSFN